The genomic region ACAACGCCGGAGTCGTCGTCGACGAGAACCACCGGCCGGTCGGCGTGGTCACCGACTCCGACCTGTCCGGCGTGGACCGCTTCACGCAGCTGGGCGAGGTCATGTCCCGGGACCTGCTGCTGATCGACGCGCACATGGACCCGGGCGAGGCCTTCGACACCCTCGACCACGCCAACCGCCGCTACGCCCCCGCGGTCAACGAGGACGGCACGCTCGCCGGCATCCTCACCCGCAAGGGCGCCCTGCGCGCCACGCTCTACAAGCCCGCCACGGACGCGCGGGGGCGGCTGCGGATCGCCGCCGCCGTCGGTATCAACGGCGACGTCGCGGGCAAGGCCAAGCAGCTGCTGGACGCGGGCGTCGACACGCTCGTCATCGACACCGCGCACGGCCACCAGGAGTCGATGATCAGCGCCCTGAAGCTGGTGCGCGACCTCGACCCGCAGGTGCCGATCGTCGCGGGCAACGTGGTGGCCGCCGCGGGCGTGCGCGACCTGATCGAGGCGGGCGCGGACATCGTCAAGGTCGGTGTCGGACCCGGTGCCATGTGCACGACGCGCATGATGACCGGCGTCGGCCGGCCGCAGTTCTCCGCCGTCCTGGAGTGCGCCGCCGAGGCGAAGAAGTACGGCAAGCACGTGTGGGCCGACGGCGGCGTCCGCCACCCGCGCGACGTGGCCATGGCCCTCGCCGCCGGCGCGTCCAACGTGATGGTCGGCTCCTGGTTCGCGGGCACCTACGAGTCCCCGGGCGACCTCCAGCACGACGCCCAGGGGCGCGCCTACAAGGAGTCCTTCGGCATGGCCTCCGCGCGGGCCGTGCGCAACCGCACGTCCGAGGAGTCGGCGTACGACCGGGCCCGCAAGGCGCTGTTCGAGGAGGGCATCTCCACGTCCCGGATGTTCCTCGACCCGGCCCGCCCCGGCGTCGAGGACCTGATCGACTCGATCATCGCGGGCGTCCGCTCCTCCTGCACGTACGCCGGGGCCGGCTCCCTGGAGGAGTTCGCCGAGAAGGCCATCGTCGGCATCCAGAGCGCCGCCGGCTACGCCGAGGGCAAGCCGCTGCACGCCAGCTGGAACTGACGCGCCCGACACCCCTTCGTACGGCCCCCGTTCGACCTGCCCGGCAGGGAGAGGCGGGGGCCGTACGCGTCTGCCCGCGCAACGGACGAAAGCGGCGTTGCAACGAACCTCCGGCCAGCCCCCATGCACGCAATGATCTTGCGCGCATGCGCAAGGTTGCTGCATTTCGACAGCAACGCCGCT from Streptomyces chartreusis NRRL 3882 harbors:
- a CDS encoding GuaB1 family IMP dehydrogenase-related protein — its product is MRFLNDIQPGYDLTYDDVFMVPSRSSVGSRQAVDLSSPDGTGTTIPLVVANMTAIAGRRMAETVARRGGLVVIPQDIPIDVVTDVVSWVKSRHLVLDTPIMLVPHQTVADALALLPKRAHNAGVVVDENHRPVGVVTDSDLSGVDRFTQLGEVMSRDLLLIDAHMDPGEAFDTLDHANRRYAPAVNEDGTLAGILTRKGALRATLYKPATDARGRLRIAAAVGINGDVAGKAKQLLDAGVDTLVIDTAHGHQESMISALKLVRDLDPQVPIVAGNVVAAAGVRDLIEAGADIVKVGVGPGAMCTTRMMTGVGRPQFSAVLECAAEAKKYGKHVWADGGVRHPRDVAMALAAGASNVMVGSWFAGTYESPGDLQHDAQGRAYKESFGMASARAVRNRTSEESAYDRARKALFEEGISTSRMFLDPARPGVEDLIDSIIAGVRSSCTYAGAGSLEEFAEKAIVGIQSAAGYAEGKPLHASWN